A genomic window from Sorex araneus isolate mSorAra2 chromosome 2, mSorAra2.pri, whole genome shotgun sequence includes:
- the SLC44A2 gene encoding choline transporter-like protein 2 isoform X1, which yields MEDERKDGAYGTPQKYDPTFKGPIYNRGCTDVICCVFLLLAIVGYVAVGIVAWTHGDPRKVIYPTDSRGEFCGQKGTKNENKPFLFYFNIVKCASPLVLLEFQCPTPQICVEKCPDRFLTYLSAQNPRDLDYYKQFCVPGFQGNKPPTKVLGDGDCPSVLTPSKPLARRCFPDIHAHKGVLMVGNETTYDDGHGIRKNITELVEGAKKANGVLEARQLAMRIFEDYTVSWYWIVIGLVIAMLLSLLFIVLLRFLAGIMVWVMIVMVILVLGYGIFHCYMEYARLRGEAGSDVSLVDLGFQTDLRVYLHLRQTWMAFMIILSILEVVIILLLIFLRKRILIAIALIKEASRAVGYVMCSMLYPLVTFVLLCLCIAYWACTAVFLSTSNEAVYKIFSDNALVNCPVIGNTCNPETFAASNESRLCPGAHCQFAFYGGESGYHRALLGLQIFNAFMFFWLANFVIALGQVTLAGAFASYYWALHKPDDLPAFPLFSAFGRALRYHTGSLAFGALILAIVQIIRVILEYLDQRLKASENKFAKFLMTCLKCCFWCLEKFIKFLNRNAYIMIAIYGTNFCTSARNAFFLLMRNIIRVAVLDKVTDFLFLLGKLLIVGSVGILAFFFFTHRIRIVQDTAPALNYYWVPILTVIIGSYLIAHGFFSVYGMCVDTLFLCFCEDLERNDGSQERPYFMSPELRDILLKGSAEEGKQAPAEE from the exons GAACCCCACAGAAGTATGACCCAACCTTCAAAGGACCCATTTATAACAG GGGCTGTACTGATGTCATCTGCTGTGTGTTCCTCCTCCTGGCCATTGTGGGTTACGTGGCTGTGGGCATTGTAG CCTGGACCCATGGGGACCCCCGGAAGGTGATCTATCCCACGGATAGCCGAGGGGAGTTCTGCGGCCAGAAAGGCACCAAAAACGA gaACAAACCCTTCCTGTTTTATTTCAACATCGTCAAGTGTGCCAGCCCCCTGGTCCTGCTGGAGTTCCAGTGTCCCACCCCCCAG ATCTGTGTAGAGAAATGCCCCGACCGGTTCCTCACCTACCTGAGTGCTCAAAACCCCCGTGACTTAGACTACTACAAGCAGTTCTGTGTCCCCGGTTTTCAGGGGAACAAG CCTCCGACCAAGGTGCTTGGAGATGGTGACTGCCCCTCTGTCCTCACCCCCAGCAAACCCT TGGCCCGACGTTGCTTCCCAGACATCCATGCCCACAAAGGGGTCCTTATGGTTGGCAACGAGACCACATATGATGATGGACACGGTATCCGGAAGAACATCACCGAGCTGGTGGAGGGCGCCAA GAAGGCCAACGGGGTTCTGGAGGCGCGGCAACTCGCCATGCGGATATTCGAGGATTACACGGTCTCCTGGTACTGGATCGTCAT CGGGCTGGTCATTGCCATGCTGCTCAGCCTCCTGTTCATTGTCCTGCTCCGCTTCCTGGCTGGCATCATGGTGTGGGTGATGATCGTCATGGTGATTCTGGTCCTGGGCTACG GAATATTTCACTGTTACATGGAGTATGCCCGCCTGCGCGGGGAGGCTGGCTCAGACGTCTCCCTGGTGGACCTCGGCTTCCAGACGGATCTCCGTGTGTATCTGCACCTGCGGCAGACCTGGATGGCCTTCA TGATCATCCTCAGCATCCTCGAGGTCGTcatcatcctgctgctcatcttccTGCGGAAGCGGATCCTGATCGCCATCGCGCTCATTAAGGAAGCCAGCAG GGCTGTGGGATACGTGATGTGCTCCATGCTGTACCCGCTGGTCACTTTCGTCCTTCTCTGCCTCTGCATCGCCTACTGGGCGTGCACGGCCGT CTTCCTCTCCACGTCCAACGAAGCCGTCTATAAGATCTTCAGTGACAACGCGCTTGTCAATTGCCCAGTGATTGGCAACACCTGTAACCCTGAG ACCTTCGCTGCCTCCAACGAGTCCCGCTTATGCCCTGGTGCTCACTGCCAGTTTGCCTTCTACGGAGGAGAATCCGGGTACCACCGCGCTCTGCTGGGCCTGCAGATCTTCAATGCCTTCATGTTCTTCTGGTTGGCCAACTTTGTGATAGCTCTGGGCCAGGTCACTCTGGCTGGGGCTTTTGCCTCCTACTACTGGGCTCTGCATAAGCCGGATGACCTGCCTGCCTTCCCGCTCTTTTCTGCCTTTGGGCGCGCGCTCAG GTACCACACGGGCTCCCTGGCCTTTGGAGCCCTTATTCTGGCCATCGTGCAGATCATTCGCGTGATACTGGAGTATTTGGATCAGCGCCTGAAAG CTTCAGAGAACAAGTTTGCCAAGTTCCTTATGACGTGTCTCAAATGCTGCTTCTGGTGCCTGGAGAAGTTCATCAAATTCCTCAACAGGAACGCCTACATCATG aTCGCCATCTACGGCACCAACTTCTGCACCTCTGCCAGGAACGCCTTCTTCCTGCTCATGAGAAATATCATTAG agTGGCCGTCCTGGACAAAGTCACCGACTTCCTCTTCTTGTTGGGCAAACTTCTGATCGTGGGGAGCGTGG GAATCCTGGCTTTCTTCTTCTTCACCCACCGCATCAGGATTGTGCAGGACACGGCTCCCGCCCTCAATTATTACTGGGTCCCTATCCTG ACGGTGATCATCGGCTCCTACCTGATCGCCCACGGTTTCTTCAGCGTCTACGGGATGTGTGTGGACACCCTCTTCCTCTGCTTCT
- the SLC44A2 gene encoding choline transporter-like protein 2 isoform X2: MEDERKDGAYGTPQKYDPTFKGPIYNRGCTDVICCVFLLLAIVGYVAVGIVAWTHGDPRKVIYPTDSRGEFCGQKGTKNENKPFLFYFNIVKCASPLVLLEFQCPTPQICVEKCPDRFLTYLSAQNPRDLDYYKQFCVPGFQGNKPPTKVLGDGDCPSVLTPSKPLARRCFPDIHAHKGVLMVGNETTYDDGHGIRKNITELVEGAKKANGVLEARQLAMRIFEDYTVSWYWIVIGLVIAMLLSLLFIVLLRFLAGIMVWVMIVMVILVLGYGIFHCYMEYARLRGEAGSDVSLVDLGFQTDLRVYLHLRQTWMAFMIILSILEVVIILLLIFLRKRILIAIALIKEASRAVGYVMCSMLYPLVTFVLLCLCIAYWACTAVFLSTSNEAVYKIFSDNALVNCPVIGNTCNPETFAASNESRLCPGAHCQFAFYGGESGYHRALLGLQIFNAFMFFWLANFVIALGQVTLAGAFASYYWALHKPDDLPAFPLFSAFGRALRYHTGSLAFGALILAIVQIIRVILEYLDQRLKASENKFAKFLMTCLKCCFWCLEKFIKFLNRNAYIMIAIYGTNFCTSARNAFFLLMRNIIRVAVLDKVTDFLFLLGKLLIVGSVGILAFFFFTHRIRIVQDTAPALNYYWVPILTVIIGSYLIAHGFFSVYGMCVDTLFLCFLEDLERNDGSAERPYFMSSNLKKLLNKTNKKLES; the protein is encoded by the exons GAACCCCACAGAAGTATGACCCAACCTTCAAAGGACCCATTTATAACAG GGGCTGTACTGATGTCATCTGCTGTGTGTTCCTCCTCCTGGCCATTGTGGGTTACGTGGCTGTGGGCATTGTAG CCTGGACCCATGGGGACCCCCGGAAGGTGATCTATCCCACGGATAGCCGAGGGGAGTTCTGCGGCCAGAAAGGCACCAAAAACGA gaACAAACCCTTCCTGTTTTATTTCAACATCGTCAAGTGTGCCAGCCCCCTGGTCCTGCTGGAGTTCCAGTGTCCCACCCCCCAG ATCTGTGTAGAGAAATGCCCCGACCGGTTCCTCACCTACCTGAGTGCTCAAAACCCCCGTGACTTAGACTACTACAAGCAGTTCTGTGTCCCCGGTTTTCAGGGGAACAAG CCTCCGACCAAGGTGCTTGGAGATGGTGACTGCCCCTCTGTCCTCACCCCCAGCAAACCCT TGGCCCGACGTTGCTTCCCAGACATCCATGCCCACAAAGGGGTCCTTATGGTTGGCAACGAGACCACATATGATGATGGACACGGTATCCGGAAGAACATCACCGAGCTGGTGGAGGGCGCCAA GAAGGCCAACGGGGTTCTGGAGGCGCGGCAACTCGCCATGCGGATATTCGAGGATTACACGGTCTCCTGGTACTGGATCGTCAT CGGGCTGGTCATTGCCATGCTGCTCAGCCTCCTGTTCATTGTCCTGCTCCGCTTCCTGGCTGGCATCATGGTGTGGGTGATGATCGTCATGGTGATTCTGGTCCTGGGCTACG GAATATTTCACTGTTACATGGAGTATGCCCGCCTGCGCGGGGAGGCTGGCTCAGACGTCTCCCTGGTGGACCTCGGCTTCCAGACGGATCTCCGTGTGTATCTGCACCTGCGGCAGACCTGGATGGCCTTCA TGATCATCCTCAGCATCCTCGAGGTCGTcatcatcctgctgctcatcttccTGCGGAAGCGGATCCTGATCGCCATCGCGCTCATTAAGGAAGCCAGCAG GGCTGTGGGATACGTGATGTGCTCCATGCTGTACCCGCTGGTCACTTTCGTCCTTCTCTGCCTCTGCATCGCCTACTGGGCGTGCACGGCCGT CTTCCTCTCCACGTCCAACGAAGCCGTCTATAAGATCTTCAGTGACAACGCGCTTGTCAATTGCCCAGTGATTGGCAACACCTGTAACCCTGAG ACCTTCGCTGCCTCCAACGAGTCCCGCTTATGCCCTGGTGCTCACTGCCAGTTTGCCTTCTACGGAGGAGAATCCGGGTACCACCGCGCTCTGCTGGGCCTGCAGATCTTCAATGCCTTCATGTTCTTCTGGTTGGCCAACTTTGTGATAGCTCTGGGCCAGGTCACTCTGGCTGGGGCTTTTGCCTCCTACTACTGGGCTCTGCATAAGCCGGATGACCTGCCTGCCTTCCCGCTCTTTTCTGCCTTTGGGCGCGCGCTCAG GTACCACACGGGCTCCCTGGCCTTTGGAGCCCTTATTCTGGCCATCGTGCAGATCATTCGCGTGATACTGGAGTATTTGGATCAGCGCCTGAAAG CTTCAGAGAACAAGTTTGCCAAGTTCCTTATGACGTGTCTCAAATGCTGCTTCTGGTGCCTGGAGAAGTTCATCAAATTCCTCAACAGGAACGCCTACATCATG aTCGCCATCTACGGCACCAACTTCTGCACCTCTGCCAGGAACGCCTTCTTCCTGCTCATGAGAAATATCATTAG agTGGCCGTCCTGGACAAAGTCACCGACTTCCTCTTCTTGTTGGGCAAACTTCTGATCGTGGGGAGCGTGG GAATCCTGGCTTTCTTCTTCTTCACCCACCGCATCAGGATTGTGCAGGACACGGCTCCCGCCCTCAATTATTACTGGGTCCCTATCCTG ACGGTGATCATCGGCTCCTACCTGATCGCCCACGGTTTCTTCAGCGTCTACGGGATGTGTGTGGACACCCTCTTCCTCTGCTTCT